The Hevea brasiliensis isolate MT/VB/25A 57/8 chromosome 1, ASM3005281v1, whole genome shotgun sequence genome has a window encoding:
- the LOC110650033 gene encoding UPF0496 protein At3g19330 isoform X3 — MLQCFSLNSPPATSTSQPNSPTTPIHLHDYNGPPPSRGGTSTDGTPVSSTLLSPTVNLTREYTLAVQSNSYNEIWSKIHDSTHQELDGEQIEFHSNNDHGEARQLLLAQVLHPNRECVEEALHDARPNTLTRLASNYFEHSENTTHLCLLLHGSVYRARALYDPLHKLLEVLPLDSDYLTQSQCNYAYEIFLQFDRCDNPFPCPDSHNFQDIRHSFSQLRQQLDHRLRKSRSRVSLVRRATTASVLCVIGSAVTVTIAAAAIATHALVAVVACPFCTVMNLPRKLAKKELEHAKQLDAAARGTFVLNSDLDTIDRLVARLYASIESDKHLIRMGLERGNDKHPISEDSVE, encoded by the exons ATGCTGCAGTGCTTCTCTCTCAACTCGCCACCGGCAACTTCAACGTCGCAACCAAACTCACCTACCACACCCATCCATCTCCACGACTATAATGGGCCTCCGCCTTCTCGAG GTGGAACCTCGACGGATGGTACGCCAGTGTCGAGCACTTTGCTATCCCCTACTGTTAACCTCACTCGCGAATACACCCTCGCTGTTCAATCTAATTCTTACAACGAGATATGGTCCAAGATTCACGACTCCACCCATCAGGAACTTGACGGAGAACAAATTGAGTTTCATTCTAACAATGACCATGGGGAGGCTCGCCAGTTGCTTTTGGCACAGGTTCTTCACCCAAACCGGGAATGTGTTGAGGAGGCTCTCCACGATGCCAGGCCCAACACTCTCACCCGCCTGGCATCCAACTACTTTGAGCATAGTGAAAACACTACCCACCTCTGCCTTCTCCTCCACGGAAGTGTATATCGTGCCCGTGCTCTGTATGATCCTCTCCATAAGCTCCTTGAAGTCCTTCCTCTAGACTCAGACTACCTTACTCAATCCCAATGCAATTACGCCTATGAGATCTTTCTCCAATTTGATCGTTGTGACAATCCTTTCCCTTGCCCGGATTCTCATAACTTCCAGGATATCCGCCACAGCTTTTCGCAACTCAGGCAGCAACTAGATCACCGACTTCGCAAGTCCCGCTCTAGAGTCAGCCTAGTTCGCCGAGCCACTACTGCCTCTGTGCTTTGCGTCATTGGCTCTGCTGTAACTGTCACTATAGCTGCCGCGGCAATAGCAACTCATGCCCTTGTTGCCGTTGTTGCCTGCCCCTTCTGCACTGTCATGAACCTTCCTCGAAAACTCGCCAAGAAAGAGCTTGAACATGCCAAGCAACTTGATGCTGCAGCGAGGGGAACTTTTGTATTAAACAGTGATCTTGATACTATTGACCGTCTTGTTGCTCGCCTATATGCTTCTATTGAGAGTGATAAGCATCTTATTCGGATGGGACTGGAAAGGGGTAATGACAAGCATCCCATTTCAGAG GACTCAGTGGAATAA
- the LOC110650033 gene encoding UPF0496 protein At3g19330 isoform X2, whose translation MLQCFSLNSPPATSTSQPNSPTTPIHLHDYNGPPPSRGGTSTDGTPVSSTLLSPTVNLTREYTLAVQSNSYNEIWSKIHDSTHQELDGEQIEFHSNNDHGEARQLLLAQVLHPNRECVEEALHDARPNTLTRLASNYFEHSENTTHLCLLLHGSVYRARALYDPLHKLLEVLPLDSDYLTQSQCNYAYEIFLQFDRCDNPFPCPDSHNFQDIRHSFSQLRQQLDHRLRKSRSRVSLVRRATTASVLCVIGSAVTVTIAAAAIATHALVAVVACPFCTVMNLPRKLAKKELEHAKQLDAAARGTFVLNSDLDTIDRLVARLYASIESDKHLIRMGLERGNDKHPISELFRCTSVMF comes from the exons ATGCTGCAGTGCTTCTCTCTCAACTCGCCACCGGCAACTTCAACGTCGCAACCAAACTCACCTACCACACCCATCCATCTCCACGACTATAATGGGCCTCCGCCTTCTCGAG GTGGAACCTCGACGGATGGTACGCCAGTGTCGAGCACTTTGCTATCCCCTACTGTTAACCTCACTCGCGAATACACCCTCGCTGTTCAATCTAATTCTTACAACGAGATATGGTCCAAGATTCACGACTCCACCCATCAGGAACTTGACGGAGAACAAATTGAGTTTCATTCTAACAATGACCATGGGGAGGCTCGCCAGTTGCTTTTGGCACAGGTTCTTCACCCAAACCGGGAATGTGTTGAGGAGGCTCTCCACGATGCCAGGCCCAACACTCTCACCCGCCTGGCATCCAACTACTTTGAGCATAGTGAAAACACTACCCACCTCTGCCTTCTCCTCCACGGAAGTGTATATCGTGCCCGTGCTCTGTATGATCCTCTCCATAAGCTCCTTGAAGTCCTTCCTCTAGACTCAGACTACCTTACTCAATCCCAATGCAATTACGCCTATGAGATCTTTCTCCAATTTGATCGTTGTGACAATCCTTTCCCTTGCCCGGATTCTCATAACTTCCAGGATATCCGCCACAGCTTTTCGCAACTCAGGCAGCAACTAGATCACCGACTTCGCAAGTCCCGCTCTAGAGTCAGCCTAGTTCGCCGAGCCACTACTGCCTCTGTGCTTTGCGTCATTGGCTCTGCTGTAACTGTCACTATAGCTGCCGCGGCAATAGCAACTCATGCCCTTGTTGCCGTTGTTGCCTGCCCCTTCTGCACTGTCATGAACCTTCCTCGAAAACTCGCCAAGAAAGAGCTTGAACATGCCAAGCAACTTGATGCTGCAGCGAGGGGAACTTTTGTATTAAACAGTGATCTTGATACTATTGACCGTCTTGTTGCTCGCCTATATGCTTCTATTGAGAGTGATAAGCATCTTATTCGGATGGGACTGGAAAGGGGTAATGACAAGCATCCCATTTCAGAG CTCTTCAGGTGCACCTCTGTGATGTTCTAG
- the LOC110650033 gene encoding UPF0496 protein At3g19330 isoform X1, whose protein sequence is MLQCFSLNSPPATSTSQPNSPTTPIHLHDYNGPPPSRGGTSTDGTPVSSTLLSPTVNLTREYTLAVQSNSYNEIWSKIHDSTHQELDGEQIEFHSNNDHGEARQLLLAQVLHPNRECVEEALHDARPNTLTRLASNYFEHSENTTHLCLLLHGSVYRARALYDPLHKLLEVLPLDSDYLTQSQCNYAYEIFLQFDRCDNPFPCPDSHNFQDIRHSFSQLRQQLDHRLRKSRSRVSLVRRATTASVLCVIGSAVTVTIAAAAIATHALVAVVACPFCTVMNLPRKLAKKELEHAKQLDAAARGTFVLNSDLDTIDRLVARLYASIESDKHLIRMGLERGNDKHPISEVLKHLQKSHLKFIDQLKDLEEHICLCFSAVNRARSLLLREIHVYQASNPN, encoded by the exons ATGCTGCAGTGCTTCTCTCTCAACTCGCCACCGGCAACTTCAACGTCGCAACCAAACTCACCTACCACACCCATCCATCTCCACGACTATAATGGGCCTCCGCCTTCTCGAG GTGGAACCTCGACGGATGGTACGCCAGTGTCGAGCACTTTGCTATCCCCTACTGTTAACCTCACTCGCGAATACACCCTCGCTGTTCAATCTAATTCTTACAACGAGATATGGTCCAAGATTCACGACTCCACCCATCAGGAACTTGACGGAGAACAAATTGAGTTTCATTCTAACAATGACCATGGGGAGGCTCGCCAGTTGCTTTTGGCACAGGTTCTTCACCCAAACCGGGAATGTGTTGAGGAGGCTCTCCACGATGCCAGGCCCAACACTCTCACCCGCCTGGCATCCAACTACTTTGAGCATAGTGAAAACACTACCCACCTCTGCCTTCTCCTCCACGGAAGTGTATATCGTGCCCGTGCTCTGTATGATCCTCTCCATAAGCTCCTTGAAGTCCTTCCTCTAGACTCAGACTACCTTACTCAATCCCAATGCAATTACGCCTATGAGATCTTTCTCCAATTTGATCGTTGTGACAATCCTTTCCCTTGCCCGGATTCTCATAACTTCCAGGATATCCGCCACAGCTTTTCGCAACTCAGGCAGCAACTAGATCACCGACTTCGCAAGTCCCGCTCTAGAGTCAGCCTAGTTCGCCGAGCCACTACTGCCTCTGTGCTTTGCGTCATTGGCTCTGCTGTAACTGTCACTATAGCTGCCGCGGCAATAGCAACTCATGCCCTTGTTGCCGTTGTTGCCTGCCCCTTCTGCACTGTCATGAACCTTCCTCGAAAACTCGCCAAGAAAGAGCTTGAACATGCCAAGCAACTTGATGCTGCAGCGAGGGGAACTTTTGTATTAAACAGTGATCTTGATACTATTGACCGTCTTGTTGCTCGCCTATATGCTTCTATTGAGAGTGATAAGCATCTTATTCGGATGGGACTGGAAAGGGGTAATGACAAGCATCCCATTTCAGAGGTATTGAAACACCTCCAAAAAAGCCATCTTAAATTTATTGATCAGCTTAAAGATCTTGAGGAACATATTTGCCTCTGCTTTAGTGCTGTAAATAGGGCGAGGTCTCTTCTCCTGCGAGAGATCCATGTTTACCAAGCTTCTAATCCTAACTAG
- the LOC110650035 gene encoding proline-rich receptor-like protein kinase PERK10 translates to MSGTLAAILGGAAGAVALVGIVIFLIWFCLSHKKSVSRTSETGSSEPSQGERHVGVELSMREARRFEMEELSVATKNFSDKNLIALGKFGEVYKGLLNDGMLVAIKKRPGAPSPEFVDEVRYLSPIQHRNLVTLLGYCQENNQQFLIYEYVPSGSVSSHLYGAGQVLDGKLEFKLRLSIALGAAKGLAHLHSQSPRLLHKDFKTANVLVDENFIAKVADAGLRNFLGRVDVAGPSSQVTADEIFLAPEVKEFRRFSDKSDVFSFGVFLLELLRGQEATESPSPDSGQNLVEWVQNTQEYSAFSSIVDQRLGTSFTAEGMEEFIQLIIRCLEPSSERRPAMSYIVMELDRILEKEMSLTTVMGEGTTTVTLGSQLFKSSK, encoded by the exons ATGTCAGGGACTCTTGCAGCCATATTAGGAGGTGCTGCAGGAGCCGTGGCATTGGTGGGGATAGTTATCTTTCTTATATGGTTCTGTCTATCTCATAAGAAGAGTGTTTCAAGAACTTCTGAGACAGGGTCTTCGGAACCATCTCAAG GAGAAAGGCATGTTGGGGTTGAGTTGTCCATGCGAGAAGCAAGGCGTTTTGAGATGGAAGAATTGTCTGTTGCTACAAAAAATTTTAGTGATAAAAATTTGATTGCGTTAGGAAAATTTGGGGAAGTGTACAAGGGTTTGCTTAATGATGGGATGCTTGTGGCTATCAAAAAGAGACCTGGAGCACCTAGCCCAGAATTTGTTGATGAG GTGCGCTACCTTTCACCTATTCAGCATCGGAATCTTGTGACTCTTTTGGGCTACTGCCAGGAAAATAATCAACAGTTTCTTATATACGAGTATGTACCTAGTGGGAGTGTTTCCAGTCACCTGTATG GAGCTGGTCAAGTTTTGGATGGGAAGCTAGAATTCAAGCTTAGACTTTCAATAGCTCTTGGTGCAGCTAAAG GTTTGGCTCATCTTCACTCTCAGAGTCCCCGTTTATTACACAAGGATTTCAAAACAGCCAATGTTCTTGTAGATGAAAATTTTATTGCCAAGGTTGCAGATGCAGGACTTCGTAATTTCCTTGGAAGAGTTGATGTTGCAGGTCCATCTTCACAAGTGACAGCAGATGAGATATTTCTTGCACCAGA GGTGAAAGAGTTCAGACGATTTTCAGATAAAAGTGATGTATTCAGTTTTGGCGTATTCCTTCTGGAGTTACTACGTGGACAGGAAGCAACAGAATCACCATCTCCAGACTCCGGCCAAAACCTGGTTGAATGG GTGCAAAATACTCAGGAATACAGTGCCTTTTCTAGCATTGTTGATCAAAGATTGGGAACCAGTTTCACAGCTGAAGGTATGGAGGAGTTCATACAATTGATTATCCGATGCCTAGAACCTTCAAGCGAAAGGCGACCTGCCATGAGTTACATAGTGATGGAGCTCGATCGGATACTGGAGAAAGAGATGAGCTTAACAACAGTCATGGGTGAAGGAACCACAACAGTGACACTTGGAAGCCAACTATTTAAATcatcaaaataa